Proteins from one Chloroflexota bacterium genomic window:
- a CDS encoding HAMP domain-containing protein codes for MFVNLRRRLKSRIRYKITLPYLLLLAFLSGLLIVIIFWLYAQSLQNQLNQSLRTSATNTGVGLETIEAQILDNLRLIVTSPANEKEALLSTAEAFSKNDVDQVEKIVNNAFNYFKPSRLIALNADGQVLVDAASSTVLSRSPSLVGSTELAKDSLIQAVLRGQVDDYGDKYASLLRIGANPPYTMFFVVAPVKLTVGSSEKVVGAIIYAEPLERIVNEELPPRNGATITAILNSDGSVLTSNPPQEADELLIDANQIEQIKASQTNPDPETRGTLFTTIQRGDTSYQVMYSPMRIRRALNGYFAVGLPRSNIDRAWQQARVLIFLFGVLSLISIIWISVRVTRGITVPLGELVNTALRIKSGDLEGRSFVSEENELGTLATVLNDMTDRLLDLYRTSRQLGTELTLDGVLTQTTAAVQRLIPDSQVDALVVEQGIWHYVTTDSVREIERPFPATSLETLAPMVTITENPALDSALRPLAPNLQLVLPLRTQQQVIGSLLVKNDRALPPASSIREPLSAISSMTATAMQNAVLYTTVQDEASRKQAILQSIADGVIVLDPDGKVILVNHTATAMLGASEADLLGKSFAEFQLTPLSGGAELFATPTATTFYETTSQRILTVNAAPVEREGLQSGEVLVLHDVTEERAMDRAKTDFIATISHELRTPLTSICGYADLLLRGFVGPLTDEQTQFMNTIRQQGQSMVEVLQNVIVIASIEAGNMEPQIEQHSLDELLPPIAQALQKGFDQKQLKLIIDLPENMPYIVVDRDHFKIMLTQLLENARRYTQTGTVTVQAKAVEQRIQIAVIDTGPGIASQDFERLFERFQRGGEQSGLTSKERGIGLGLAITKQLVEQNNGKIWVESEQGVGSSFIMQFPLMQLEPSEYNLVNATATNA; via the coding sequence ATGTTTGTCAACCTGCGGCGACGGCTAAAAAGTCGCATTCGGTATAAAATCACCCTGCCATATTTGCTCTTGCTAGCATTTTTGTCGGGCTTATTGATTGTGATTATTTTTTGGCTGTATGCTCAGAGCTTGCAGAACCAACTTAATCAATCGCTGCGCACCAGCGCCACCAATACTGGCGTGGGCTTGGAAACCATCGAAGCCCAAATTCTCGATAATTTGCGGTTGATCGTCACTTCGCCTGCCAACGAAAAAGAAGCCTTACTAAGCACCGCCGAGGCATTTAGCAAAAACGATGTTGATCAGGTCGAGAAGATCGTTAACAATGCTTTTAACTATTTCAAGCCCTCACGCTTGATTGCGCTGAATGCTGATGGTCAAGTGCTGGTCGATGCTGCTAGTTCAACCGTGCTGAGCCGTAGCCCTTCCTTGGTTGGTAGCACCGAGCTCGCCAAAGATTCCTTGATTCAGGCGGTGCTGCGCGGCCAAGTTGATGATTATGGCGATAAATATGCTAGTCTCTTGCGCATCGGCGCGAATCCGCCTTATACGATGTTTTTTGTGGTTGCTCCAGTTAAATTAACGGTCGGCAGCAGTGAAAAAGTGGTTGGGGCAATTATTTATGCCGAGCCACTTGAGCGGATTGTCAACGAAGAATTACCGCCACGTAACGGCGCAACCATCACCGCCATCCTCAATAGCGATGGCAGTGTGCTCACCAGCAACCCACCGCAAGAAGCTGATGAATTGCTGATTGATGCCAACCAAATCGAGCAAATCAAGGCCAGCCAAACTAACCCCGATCCCGAAACTCGTGGAACTTTGTTTACCACGATTCAACGCGGCGACACCAGCTATCAAGTGATGTATAGCCCAATGCGGATTCGGCGGGCGCTGAATGGCTATTTTGCGGTTGGTTTGCCCCGTAGCAATATTGATCGGGCTTGGCAACAAGCGCGAGTGCTGATTTTCCTGTTCGGCGTGCTTTCGTTAATTTCAATTATTTGGATTAGCGTGCGGGTAACCCGTGGGATTACGGTTCCGCTGGGCGAGTTGGTCAATACTGCTTTGCGGATTAAAAGTGGCGATTTAGAAGGTCGTAGTTTTGTTTCCGAGGAAAACGAGCTTGGTACATTGGCGACAGTCTTAAATGATATGACTGATCGCTTGCTCGATTTGTATCGCACCAGCCGCCAGCTGGGCACAGAACTCACCCTTGATGGCGTTTTGACCCAAACCACCGCTGCGGTTCAACGCTTGATTCCCGATTCGCAAGTTGATGCCTTGGTGGTTGAGCAAGGCATTTGGCATTATGTCACGACTGACAGCGTGCGCGAAATCGAGCGGCCCTTCCCCGCAACCAGCCTTGAAACGCTTGCGCCAATGGTGACGATTACCGAAAATCCAGCCTTGGATAGCGCCTTGCGGCCACTTGCACCAAATCTGCAGTTGGTGTTGCCATTACGCACCCAACAACAAGTGATTGGCAGCTTGTTGGTTAAGAATGATCGGGCGCTGCCGCCAGCAAGTAGCATTCGCGAACCACTCAGCGCGATTTCTAGCATGACCGCCACGGCCATGCAAAATGCAGTGCTCTACACCACCGTCCAAGATGAAGCTAGCCGTAAACAGGCAATTCTGCAAAGTATCGCCGATGGTGTGATTGTGCTTGACCCTGATGGCAAAGTAATTTTGGTCAACCACACGGCCACGGCTATGCTTGGAGCCAGCGAAGCTGATTTGCTAGGCAAAAGTTTTGCTGAATTCCAGCTTACGCCATTGTCGGGCGGCGCTGAATTATTTGCCACGCCCACGGCCACAACCTTCTATGAAACAACTTCGCAGCGCATTTTGACCGTGAATGCAGCGCCAGTTGAGCGCGAAGGCTTGCAATCGGGCGAAGTGTTGGTGCTGCACGATGTGACCGAAGAACGGGCGATGGATCGCGCCAAAACTGATTTTATCGCCACAATTTCGCACGAACTGCGCACGCCATTGACCTCAATTTGTGGTTATGCCGATTTGCTGTTGCGCGGTTTTGTTGGGCCATTGACCGACGAACAAACCCAATTTATGAACACGATTCGCCAGCAAGGCCAGAGCATGGTCGAAGTGCTGCAAAATGTGATTGTGATTGCCAGTATCGAAGCTGGAAATATGGAACCACAAATTGAGCAGCATTCGTTGGACGAGTTGTTGCCGCCAATTGCCCAAGCTTTGCAAAAAGGCTTTGATCAAAAGCAACTCAAATTGATCATTGACCTGCCTGAGAACATGCCGTACATTGTAGTAGATCGCGACCACTTCAAAATTATGTTGACCCAACTGCTGGAAAATGCCCGTCGCTATACCCAAACTGGCACGGTGACGGTGCAGGCCAAAGCGGTTGAGCAGCGAATTCAAATTGCCGTGATCGATACTGGGCCTGGGATTGCTAGCCAAGATTTTGAGCGTTTGTTTGAGCGCTTCCAACGTGGCGGTGAGCAAAGCGGCCTGACTTCCAAAGAGCGCGGGATTGGCCTTGGCTTGGCAATTACCAAGCAATTGGTCGAGCAGAATAATGGTAAAATTTGGGTTGAGAGCGAGCAAGGAGTTGGTTCAAGCTTTATTATGCAATTTCCGCTGATGCAGCTTGAGCCAAGCGAATATAACTTAGTGAATGCAACGGCAACCAACGCATGA